Proteins from a genomic interval of Oncorhynchus clarkii lewisi isolate Uvic-CL-2024 chromosome 13, UVic_Ocla_1.0, whole genome shotgun sequence:
- the LOC139424335 gene encoding N-sulphoglucosamine sulphohydrolase-like translates to MAVGHDVIVLLLAVICCVVECKKRNVLLIIADDAGFETSVYNNTVVRTPHLAALGRRSLVFQNAFTSVSSCSPSRSTILTGLPQHQNGMYGLHQGVHHFNSFDGVQSLPLLLGQANIRTGIIGKKHVGPGPVYPFDFAYTEENNSVLQVGRNITRIKLLVRKFFQTQRKEEEERPFFLYVAFHDTHRCGHSQPQYGAFCEKFGNGQSGTGRIPDWKPEYYTPDQVKVPHFVPDTPVVRADLAAQYTTVSRLDQGIGLVLAELREAGYENDTLVIYSSDNGIPFPNGRTNLYGSGTAEPMLVSSPEHRERWGGTSQAYVSLLDITPTLLDWFSIPYPSYFLPGTPTTPVSLTGRSLLPALVSEPSPAAWHTVYASQSLHEVTMYYPIRSIHQGAYRLLHNLHYRMPFPIDQDFYVSPTFQDLLNNTLTGQPTGWFKTLQQYYYRDRWELFDLRSDPEEAVNLAGDPALAPVLESLRDRLLKWQWATGDPWVCGPDAVLEDKLEPHCRPLYNGL, encoded by the exons ATGGCTGTTGGTCATGATGTGATAGTTTTGTTGCTGGCGGTAATATGCTGTGTTGTAGAGTGCAAGAAGAGGAACGTTCTTCTTATTATCG cGGACGACGCAGGCTTCGAGACGTCAGTCTATAACAACACCGTGGTCCGTACGCCTCACCTAGCCGCTCTGGGTCGACGCAGCCTGGTGTTCCAGAATGCCTTCACCTCCGTCAGTAGCTGTTCTCCCAGCCGATCCACCATACTGACAGGCCtgccacag CATCAGAATGGTATGTACGGCCTGCACCAGGGAGTCCATCACTTCAACTCGTTTGACGGAGTACAAAGCCTACCTTTACTGCTGGGCCAAGCTAACATACGCACAG GGATCATTGGGAAGAAACACGTAGGCCCTGGTCCTGTCTATCCCTTTGACTTCGCCTACACAGAGGAAAACAACTCTGTACTTCAG gTGGGTCGGAATATCACCCGGATCAAACTACTGGTCAGGAAGTTCTTCCAGACCcagagaaaggaagaggaagagagaccgTTCTTCTTGTATGTGGCGTTCCACGACACCCACCGCTGTGGCCATTCCCAGCCGCAGTACGGAGCATTCTGTGAGAAGTTTGGGAACGGCCAGAGTGGAACGGGGAGGATTCCAGATTGGAAGCCAGAATACTACACCCCAGACCAAGTCAAG GTGCCCCACTTCGTCCCAGACACCCCTGTAGTGAGAGCTGATTTGGCTGCCCAGTACACTACAGTTAGCAGACTGGACCAGG GTATTGGTCTGGTGCTGGCTGAGTTGAGGGAGGCTGGTTATGAGAATGACACCTTGGTGATCTACAGCTCTGATAACGGTATCCCTTTCCCCAACGGACGCACCAACCTGTACGGATCAGGCACCGCAGAACCCATGTTGGTGTCATCACCtgaacacagggagagatggggagggaccaGCCAGGCCTACGTCAGCCTACTGG acatcACCCCCACCTTACTGGACTGGTTCTCCATCCCGTACCCCTCATACTTCCTCCCGGGCACCCCCACCACCCCTGTCAGCCTCACAGGccgctccctcctccctgcccttGTCTCCGAACCCTCACCTGCCGCCTGGCACACCGTCTACGCCAG CCAGTCCCTCCATGAGGTGACCATGTACTACCCTATCCGCTCCATCCACCAGGGGGCGTACCGCCTGCTCCACAACCTCCACTACCGCATGCCCTTCCCCATAGACCAGGACTTCTACGTCTCTCCCACCTTCCAGGACCTGCTGAACAACACCCTGACCGGACAGCCCACAGGCTGGTTCAAGACCCTGCAACAATACTACTACAG GGACCGCTGGGAGCTTTTTGACTTGCGGTCGGACCCAGAGGAGGCTGTGAACCTGGCTGGGGACCCGGCTCTCGCCCCGGTCCTGGAGAGCCTCAGAGACAG GCTGCTGAAGTGGCAGTGGGCCACTGGGGATCCGTGGGTCTGTGGACCAGACGCTGTGCTGGAGGACAAACTGGAACCACACTGTCGACCGCTCTACAACGGACTCTGA